A genome region from Nocardiopsis exhalans includes the following:
- a CDS encoding PucR family transcriptional regulator, with product MVDGTGGADSHDVPLSVVTGRRDLALTTVVAAGDPAITWAVASEMVEPAAYLRGGELLLTAGVNLPATAAGVRAYVDSLVRTGVGAIGFGVAPVYDTIPERLIEQCHGQGLPLLEVPQATPFAAVSRAVGEELEERHLRDVRRLGEAHQALARAVTATAPVQRVLSVLADSLGAWAALEPSDPGTPAHRTTGAPRSTDPELRPLIAKLTDPAGPRGAKAPSGTDEVFLHTVGVPPQERGVVLVGRPEPLGITDRAVLRTATALLDLLSRTVEDAPPVPGRLLTGLLLDGGLDESTAPLLAELTDTRGRAGASGAYRVLRARPLTQDRRTAPGDLPLGTHLVDRAGPDADADAGECVRAVLADRGEQTHREHLDLLRAHGWIAALSAPALAPELPEADRRAAALLVRARASGEPLLWGEGTDPFAVLLDPAGTSGLRRELLGPLARDTGAARTLRETLRVWLARHGNWDRAAADLGVHRNSVRYRIGRIERDLGVDLADAEQRMRLWFALTRGPDPH from the coding sequence ATGGTCGACGGCACCGGCGGGGCGGACAGCCACGACGTACCCCTGAGCGTGGTCACGGGGCGCCGCGACCTCGCCCTGACCACCGTGGTCGCGGCGGGCGACCCGGCGATCACCTGGGCGGTGGCCAGCGAGATGGTCGAACCCGCCGCCTATCTGCGCGGCGGCGAACTCCTGCTCACCGCGGGCGTCAACCTGCCCGCCACCGCCGCCGGTGTGCGCGCGTACGTGGACTCCCTGGTGCGCACCGGGGTCGGCGCCATCGGCTTCGGGGTGGCGCCGGTGTACGACACCATCCCCGAGCGGCTCATCGAGCAGTGCCACGGCCAGGGCCTGCCGCTGTTGGAGGTCCCCCAGGCCACCCCCTTCGCCGCGGTCAGCCGCGCGGTCGGCGAGGAACTCGAGGAACGCCACCTGCGCGACGTGCGCCGCCTGGGCGAGGCCCACCAGGCGCTGGCCCGCGCCGTCACGGCCACCGCACCCGTGCAACGGGTCCTGTCGGTGCTGGCCGACTCCCTCGGCGCCTGGGCCGCCCTGGAACCCTCCGACCCCGGTACCCCCGCCCACCGCACCACCGGAGCGCCCCGCTCCACCGACCCCGAACTGCGCCCCCTGATCGCCAAGCTCACCGACCCCGCCGGGCCGCGTGGCGCCAAGGCCCCCAGCGGAACCGACGAGGTCTTCCTGCACACCGTCGGCGTCCCGCCCCAGGAACGCGGCGTGGTCCTGGTGGGCCGCCCCGAACCGCTCGGCATCACCGACCGCGCGGTCCTGCGCACTGCCACCGCCCTGCTCGACCTGCTCTCCCGCACGGTCGAGGACGCCCCGCCGGTCCCGGGGCGGCTGCTCACCGGACTCCTGCTGGACGGCGGCCTGGACGAGTCGACCGCGCCACTGCTCGCCGAACTCACCGACACCCGCGGCCGGGCCGGCGCGAGCGGCGCCTACCGCGTCCTACGGGCCAGGCCGCTGACCCAGGACCGCCGCACCGCCCCGGGTGACCTCCCCCTGGGCACCCACCTGGTCGACCGGGCCGGGCCGGACGCGGACGCGGATGCGGGGGAGTGCGTCCGCGCCGTTCTCGCCGACCGGGGCGAGCAGACCCACCGCGAGCATCTGGACCTGCTCCGGGCCCATGGGTGGATCGCCGCGCTCAGCGCGCCCGCACTCGCGCCGGAACTGCCCGAAGCCGACCGCCGGGCGGCCGCCCTGCTGGTCCGCGCCCGCGCCTCGGGTGAACCTCTGCTGTGGGGCGAGGGCACCGACCCCTTCGCGGTCCTGCTGGACCCCGCCGGCACCAGCGGCCTCAGGCGCGAACTGCTGGGTCCGCTGGCCCGCGACACCGGGGCAGCCCGCACCCTGCGCGAGACCCTGCGCGTCTGGCTGGCCCGCCACGGCAACTGGGACCGCGCCGCCGCGGACCTGGGCGTGCACCGCAACAGCGTCCGGTACCGGATCGGGCGGATCGAACGGGACCTGGGGGTGGACCTGGCCGACGCCGAACAGCGCATGCGCCTGTGGTTCGCCCTCACCCGCGGCCCCGACCCGCACTGA
- a CDS encoding PLP-dependent aminotransferase family protein, whose product MVASEVRALFAVASRPEIVSLAGGMPNVAALPLEQLGDLVKDVVSEEGATALQYGSAQGDPVLREQICDYMTLEGVHASPDDVIVTVGSQQALDLLTRVFVDPGDVVLTEAPTYVTAINTFAAFQADIRHVGLDEQGVIPEELEEALVRAELDGKPAKFFYTIPNFQNPAGITMTAERRAQVMEACERHDVLVIEDNPYGLLRYDGEAEPTLYSQGNGNVIYLGSLSKTLSPGLRIGWALAPSAVRAKLVLAAESAMLSHSTFNQLVVRRYLNTFPWKEQIKAFNSMYSERRDAMLGSLAAMMPDGCTWTKPEGGFFVWATLPEGIDAKAMLPRAVNERVAYVPGTGFYADGRGRDSMRLSFCYPTPEQIREGVRRLVSAIEGEIDLRDTFGSTIAPPTQGSQAPTPDLP is encoded by the coding sequence ATGGTCGCATCGGAGGTCAGAGCACTCTTCGCGGTCGCGTCCCGGCCGGAGATCGTCTCCCTGGCGGGCGGTATGCCCAACGTCGCCGCCCTGCCCCTGGAACAGCTCGGCGACCTGGTCAAGGACGTCGTCTCCGAGGAGGGCGCCACCGCCCTCCAGTACGGTTCGGCCCAGGGCGACCCCGTCCTGCGCGAACAGATCTGCGACTACATGACGCTCGAGGGCGTCCACGCCAGCCCCGACGACGTCATCGTCACCGTCGGCTCCCAGCAGGCCCTGGACCTGCTCACCCGGGTCTTCGTCGACCCCGGCGACGTCGTCCTCACCGAAGCGCCCACCTACGTCACCGCGATCAACACCTTCGCCGCCTTCCAGGCCGACATCCGCCACGTGGGCCTGGACGAGCAGGGCGTCATCCCCGAGGAGCTGGAGGAGGCGCTGGTCCGCGCCGAACTGGACGGGAAGCCGGCCAAGTTCTTCTACACGATCCCCAACTTCCAGAACCCCGCGGGCATCACCATGACCGCCGAGCGCCGCGCCCAGGTCATGGAGGCCTGCGAGCGCCACGACGTGCTCGTGATCGAGGACAACCCCTACGGGCTGCTCCGCTACGACGGCGAGGCCGAGCCCACCCTGTACTCCCAGGGCAACGGCAACGTCATCTACCTCGGCTCGCTCTCCAAGACCCTCTCCCCGGGGCTGCGTATCGGCTGGGCCCTGGCGCCCTCGGCCGTGCGCGCCAAGCTGGTCCTGGCCGCGGAGTCGGCGATGCTCAGCCACTCCACGTTCAACCAGCTCGTGGTCCGTCGCTATCTGAACACCTTCCCCTGGAAGGAACAGATCAAGGCGTTCAACTCCATGTACAGCGAGCGCCGCGACGCGATGCTCGGATCCCTGGCGGCGATGATGCCCGACGGGTGCACCTGGACCAAACCCGAGGGCGGGTTCTTCGTCTGGGCCACCCTGCCCGAGGGCATCGACGCCAAGGCCATGCTGCCGCGCGCCGTCAACGAGCGCGTGGCCTACGTGCCCGGCACCGGCTTCTACGCCGACGGCCGCGGCCGGGACAGCATGCGCCTGAGCTTCTGCTACCCCACCCCCGAACAGATCCGCGAGGGCGTACGCCGCCTCGTGAGCGCGATCGAGGGTGAGATCGATCTGCGCGACACGTTCGGTAGTACCATCGCCCCGCCCACCCAAGGCAGCCAGGCACCCACCCCTGACCTGCCCTGA
- a CDS encoding sodium:solute symporter: MLIDLAVIAAYLLGMIALGWWGMRRTQNKSDYLVAGRRLGPLMYAGTMAAVVLGGASTVGGIGLGYTYGISGAWLVVAIGVGILVLHLFFAKRISRLRVYTVSEMLDLRYGGNSRLISGLVMWGYTFMLIVPSTLAFSTIFSGLFGLPRVAAIIIGGSIVVLYSTMGGMWSVTMTDMAQFAIKTVGLVMTLTPVAIWSAGGFSGMRESLDPAYFSPTNIGGETILTYFVIYSLGLLIGQDIWQRVFTGRDDRVAKAGGLGAGVYCLVYGVCGALIGTAAAVMFPNLANPDDSFTLMVEATLPVGLAGLVIAAALSAVMSTASGALIACSAVTSTDLWPQVRRLFGRGPSTGARDGDEVAANRIFTLVLGVASICVALAVDNVVAALTLAYNILVGGLLVAILGGLVWRRGTRAGALASMLAGSVAVIVTMALTGLLANEPVYVGLGTALVVYVVVSLMTEPTAPAVLDLWQRRLRGQEAPEHEAPTEAATAGTETPSPAQPEAERTN, encoded by the coding sequence ATGCTCATCGACCTCGCGGTGATCGCCGCCTACCTCCTGGGCATGATCGCCCTGGGCTGGTGGGGCATGCGCCGTACGCAGAACAAGTCCGACTACCTGGTGGCGGGGCGCCGACTCGGCCCCCTGATGTACGCGGGCACGATGGCGGCCGTGGTCCTGGGCGGCGCGTCCACCGTCGGCGGTATCGGTCTGGGCTACACCTACGGCATCTCCGGGGCCTGGTTGGTGGTCGCGATCGGTGTCGGCATCCTCGTCCTGCACCTGTTCTTCGCCAAGCGCATCTCCCGGCTGCGGGTCTACACCGTCTCGGAGATGCTGGACCTGCGCTACGGCGGCAACTCCCGGCTGATCTCCGGCCTGGTCATGTGGGGTTACACCTTCATGCTGATCGTGCCCTCCACCCTGGCCTTCTCCACCATCTTCAGCGGCCTGTTCGGGCTGCCGCGCGTGGCCGCGATCATCATCGGCGGCTCCATCGTCGTGCTGTACTCCACGATGGGCGGCATGTGGTCGGTGACCATGACCGACATGGCGCAGTTCGCGATCAAGACCGTCGGCCTGGTCATGACCCTCACCCCCGTGGCGATCTGGTCGGCGGGCGGTTTCTCGGGAATGCGCGAATCCCTGGACCCCGCCTACTTCAGCCCCACCAACATCGGTGGCGAGACGATCCTGACCTACTTCGTCATCTACTCGCTGGGGCTGCTCATCGGCCAGGACATCTGGCAGCGGGTCTTCACCGGCCGCGACGACCGGGTGGCCAAGGCCGGCGGTCTCGGCGCGGGCGTGTACTGCCTGGTCTACGGCGTGTGCGGAGCGCTCATCGGTACCGCCGCAGCTGTCATGTTCCCCAACCTGGCCAACCCCGACGACTCCTTCACCCTCATGGTGGAGGCCACCCTGCCCGTGGGCCTGGCCGGTCTGGTCATCGCCGCCGCGCTGTCGGCGGTGATGTCCACCGCCAGCGGTGCCCTCATCGCCTGCTCCGCGGTGACCTCCACCGACCTGTGGCCGCAGGTGCGCCGTCTCTTCGGGCGCGGCCCGAGCACCGGGGCCAGGGACGGCGACGAGGTCGCCGCCAACCGGATCTTCACCCTGGTCCTGGGTGTGGCCAGCATCTGCGTGGCGCTGGCCGTCGACAACGTGGTCGCGGCCCTCACCCTGGCCTACAACATCCTCGTGGGCGGTCTGCTCGTCGCGATCCTCGGCGGTCTGGTCTGGCGGCGCGGCACCCGTGCGGGCGCGCTCGCCTCCATGTTGGCTGGGTCCGTGGCCGTCATCGTCACCATGGCGCTGACCGGCCTGCTCGCCAACGAACCCGTCTACGTGGGCCTGGGCACCGCGCTGGTGGTCTACGTGGTCGTCAGCCTGATGACCGAGCCCACCGCCCCTGCGGTCCTCGACCTCTGGCAGCGGCGCCTGCGCGGCCAGGAAGCCCCCGAGCACGAGGCGCCGACCGAAGCCGCCACAGCCGGCACCGAAACTCCGTCCCCGGCGCAGCCCGAGGCCGAACGAACCAACTGA
- a CDS encoding D-alanine--D-alanine ligase family protein encodes MADLDRVLVLAGGLSPEHEVSVHSGRSVAEALRRLGVEVQVTDVDSGLLDRLAADPPQVVFPVLHGSAGEDGAIREVLELVGVPYVGARPDSCRLAYTKPAAKALLAEKGVRVPRGAALPKSAFHDLGAPALLDRLADRLGLPLFVKPDRGGSAFGATPVTSVSDLSAALVSCFAYSDSALVEEQVQGTELAIGVLDTGDGPVALPPVEIVPDGGVYDYAARYTAGRTEFFCPARLDESVVAAATEVALTAHRTLGLRDFSRTDIIVDADGEAIFLETNVAPGLTETSTFPMAAAAAGLDFAVVCRELAHQAYLRG; translated from the coding sequence GTGGCTGACCTTGACCGGGTTCTCGTTCTCGCCGGAGGCCTGTCCCCCGAACACGAGGTGAGCGTCCACTCCGGCCGCAGCGTCGCCGAGGCCTTGCGCCGACTCGGCGTCGAGGTGCAGGTCACGGATGTCGACTCCGGTCTGTTGGACCGCCTCGCCGCCGACCCGCCCCAGGTGGTCTTCCCCGTCCTGCACGGGTCCGCCGGTGAGGACGGCGCGATCCGCGAGGTCCTGGAACTGGTCGGGGTGCCCTACGTGGGCGCCCGCCCCGACTCCTGCCGTCTGGCCTACACCAAGCCCGCCGCCAAGGCCCTGCTCGCCGAGAAGGGCGTGCGCGTGCCGCGCGGCGCCGCCCTGCCCAAGTCGGCCTTCCACGACCTGGGCGCCCCTGCACTGCTGGATCGCCTCGCGGACCGGCTCGGCCTGCCGCTGTTCGTCAAGCCCGACCGCGGCGGCTCGGCCTTCGGCGCCACCCCGGTGACCTCGGTCAGCGACCTTTCCGCCGCCCTGGTCTCCTGCTTCGCCTACAGCGACTCCGCGCTCGTGGAGGAGCAGGTGCAGGGCACCGAGCTGGCCATCGGCGTCCTGGACACCGGCGACGGCCCCGTGGCCCTGCCGCCGGTGGAGATCGTCCCGGACGGCGGGGTCTACGACTACGCGGCCCGCTACACGGCCGGTCGCACCGAGTTCTTCTGCCCGGCCCGCCTGGACGAGTCCGTGGTCGCGGCCGCCACCGAGGTGGCCCTGACCGCCCACCGCACCCTGGGGCTGCGCGACTTCTCCCGGACCGACATCATCGTCGACGCCGACGGCGAGGCCATCTTCCTGGAGACCAACGTCGCCCCCGGCCTGACCGAGACCTCCACGTTCCCGATGGCCGCCGCGGCCGCGGGGCTGGACTTCGCGGTCGTGTGCCGCGAGCTCGCCCACCAGGCCTACCTGCGCGGCTGA
- the speB gene encoding agmatinase, translating to MNSPIGPTDSSLVPRFAGPATFARLPRIDQVERADVAVIGVPFDTGVSYRPGARFGPSAIREASRLLRPYHPGLDVAPFERLQVVDGGDIAVNPFSIGDAVETLDQGASKFVEAGTRLVTLGGDHTIALPLLRSLYRKHGPIALLHFDAHLDTWDTYFGEPYTHGTPFRRAVEEGILDTEAIAHVGTRGPLYGKRDLEEDRRFGFGIVTAADVMRKGVDEIADSLRQRIGNRPLYVSVDIDVLDPAHAPGTGTPEAGGITSRELLEILRGLADLNLVGADVVEVAPAYDHAQITSTAASHVAYDLVSLLALNHQRKTGN from the coding sequence ATGAACAGCCCGATCGGACCCACCGATTCCAGCCTCGTCCCGCGCTTCGCGGGCCCGGCGACCTTCGCCCGGCTGCCCCGTATCGACCAGGTCGAGCGCGCCGACGTCGCCGTCATCGGCGTGCCCTTCGACACCGGGGTGTCCTACCGGCCCGGCGCCCGCTTCGGCCCCTCCGCGATCCGCGAGGCCAGCCGTCTGCTGCGCCCCTACCACCCGGGGCTGGACGTGGCCCCGTTCGAGCGCCTCCAGGTGGTCGACGGCGGCGACATCGCCGTGAACCCGTTCTCCATCGGCGACGCCGTGGAGACCCTGGACCAGGGCGCCTCGAAGTTCGTCGAGGCCGGGACCCGGCTGGTCACCCTGGGCGGCGACCACACGATCGCGCTGCCGCTGCTGCGTTCGCTGTACCGCAAGCACGGTCCGATCGCCCTGCTGCACTTCGACGCCCACCTGGACACCTGGGACACCTACTTCGGTGAGCCCTACACGCACGGCACCCCGTTCCGCCGGGCCGTGGAGGAGGGCATCCTCGACACCGAGGCGATCGCGCACGTGGGCACCCGCGGCCCGCTGTACGGCAAGCGCGACCTGGAGGAGGACCGCCGTTTCGGGTTCGGCATCGTCACCGCCGCCGACGTCATGCGCAAGGGCGTGGACGAGATCGCCGACTCCCTGCGCCAGCGCATCGGCAACCGGCCGCTGTACGTGTCCGTGGACATCGACGTCCTGGACCCGGCGCACGCCCCCGGTACCGGCACCCCGGAGGCGGGCGGTATCACCAGCCGCGAGCTCCTGGAGATCCTGCGCGGGCTGGCCGACCTGAACCTGGTCGGCGCCGACGTGGTGGAGGTCGCTCCGGCCTACGACCACGCGCAGATCACCTCCACGGCCGCCTCGCACGTGGCCTACGACCTGGTCAGCCTGCTGGCCCTGAACCACCAGCGGAAGACGGGGAACTAG
- a CDS encoding GAF domain-containing protein — protein sequence MTFPPLDTALPSGTDAREHAVLLRRVHDAQLNGRPTPAPLRPVIEDSWGRMRGFGIDPDSAPPPKVARLDELQRYRDASPIAEVLPLIRRSLVSVADEAEHIMLVTDAAGQVLWREGSHRIRAIGDRVGLVEGAYWNEGSTGTNAIGTALVVGRPVQVYSAEHYVRNLHTLTCACAPVHDPRDGRLLGAIDVTGPVSTIHPATLALVSAVAQLAEAHLQGIHHTHLERLRSVAAPLLAGLTRPALVVDDNGWTAAAVHMEPVRRVLLPKQCESGTTWLPALGECALEPLPGGWLVRPRPEEQAAPCTVTLDLARPGAASVTVAGDSGEWVQHLSPRHTELLLLLAVHRGGRSAVQLSRDVFGSDKHVVTVRAELSRVRRNLGGVIESRPYRFSDEVRVRVLTPESPLNLLPGSLAPGVRALRDRTRAEDLFDFTG from the coding sequence ATGACGTTTCCGCCGTTGGACACGGCTCTCCCCTCCGGGACGGACGCACGTGAACACGCCGTCCTGCTTCGCCGTGTTCACGACGCACAGCTCAACGGGCGGCCCACACCCGCGCCGCTGCGCCCGGTGATCGAGGACTCCTGGGGGAGGATGCGCGGCTTCGGCATCGACCCGGACAGCGCCCCGCCGCCCAAGGTGGCCCGGCTGGACGAGCTCCAGCGCTACCGGGACGCCTCACCGATCGCCGAGGTCCTGCCGCTGATCCGCCGTTCCCTGGTTTCGGTGGCCGACGAGGCCGAGCACATCATGCTGGTGACGGACGCCGCCGGGCAGGTTCTGTGGCGGGAGGGATCTCACCGGATACGCGCGATCGGCGACCGGGTCGGCCTGGTCGAGGGTGCCTACTGGAACGAGGGCAGTACCGGTACCAACGCCATCGGGACCGCGCTCGTGGTGGGACGGCCGGTCCAGGTCTACTCGGCCGAGCACTACGTGCGGAACCTGCACACCCTCACCTGCGCCTGCGCCCCCGTGCACGATCCCCGGGACGGGCGGCTGCTCGGCGCCATCGACGTCACCGGCCCGGTATCCACCATCCACCCGGCGACCCTGGCCCTGGTCAGCGCGGTCGCCCAACTGGCCGAGGCACACCTGCAGGGCATCCACCACACCCATCTGGAGCGGCTGCGTTCGGTGGCCGCGCCGCTGCTGGCCGGGCTCACCCGGCCCGCCCTGGTCGTGGACGACAACGGTTGGACCGCGGCGGCTGTCCACATGGAACCGGTCCGGCGGGTCCTGCTGCCCAAGCAGTGCGAGAGCGGGACCACCTGGCTTCCGGCGTTGGGGGAGTGTGCCCTGGAACCGCTGCCCGGCGGCTGGTTGGTCCGGCCCCGACCCGAGGAACAGGCCGCGCCCTGCACCGTGACCCTGGACCTGGCCCGGCCCGGTGCCGCCTCGGTGACGGTTGCCGGGGACAGCGGGGAGTGGGTCCAGCACCTGTCCCCGCGCCACACCGAACTCCTCCTGCTGCTGGCGGTACACCGGGGCGGGCGTTCGGCGGTACAGCTGTCCCGCGACGTGTTCGGCTCCGACAAGCACGTGGTGACCGTGCGGGCGGAGTTGTCCCGGGTGCGGCGCAACCTGGGCGGGGTGATCGAGAGCCGCCCCTACCGGTTCTCCGACGAAGTGCGGGTGCGGGTCCTGACCCCCGAGTCACCGCTGAACCTGCTGCCCGGTTCACTGGCGCCCGGGGTGCGGGCACTGCGGGACCGTACTCGCGCAGAGGACCTGTTCGATTTCACTGGGTGA
- a CDS encoding molybdopterin-dependent oxidoreductase, with amino-acid sequence METALRICPLCEATCGLTLTIDAGRLVGARGDRQDVFSAGFVCPKGATLPSLDNDPDRLRRPMIRDGEHWREVDWPEAFAAVDAGLTGAIERHGRQAVASYLGNPNVHTLAGQLYSGLLARTIGSTNVYSASTVDQMPKHVSCGLMFGDPFAIPVPDLDRTDHLLMLGANPLESNGSLCTAPNFPGRLKALRARGGHLVVVDPRRTRTADIADEHVPIRPGSDAYLLFAMAHTLLTENLAAPGVLAEHTDGLDELRALAEEFTPEAVAPVCGIGAEHIRALARDLAAAPSAAVYGRLGTTTAQFGTLTSWLVDVLNLLTGNLDRPGGAMFPQPAHRGPGPGRARPFEIGRWHSRVRGLPEAKGEFPAVTLVDEITTPGPGQVRALVTVAGNPVLSTPGGERLAEALPDLEFMVSVDPYLNETTRHAHVILPPAPPSRSSHFDLAFNELAVRNNVRYSPPALPLGQGEVAEGEILRRLVQIAAGHGPDADPEAVDEAEIARLLARAVADPDSPVHGRDPAALAACLYPGGWAERRVDLLVRLGAYGDAFGARPEGLSLRSLLDAPHGIDLGALRPRVPEILATASGRIEACPPPIAADVARLREGLEERRESLVLVGRRHLRSNNSWGHNVPRLTGGSNTCTLHVHPEDATRLGLTDGGTATVRSGAGAVQAQVECTDTVPPGVVSLPHGWGHGVRGTRMSVAAQNPGVNVNAVTDPSLVDPLSGNAVLNGVPVAVLAQE; translated from the coding sequence ATGGAAACGGCCCTGCGGATCTGTCCGCTGTGCGAGGCCACCTGCGGCCTGACCCTGACCATCGACGCGGGGCGGCTCGTCGGGGCGCGCGGCGACCGCCAGGACGTGTTCAGCGCCGGTTTCGTGTGTCCCAAGGGTGCCACTCTCCCCAGCCTGGACAACGATCCCGACCGGCTGCGACGGCCCATGATCCGGGACGGAGAGCACTGGCGCGAGGTCGACTGGCCCGAGGCCTTCGCTGCCGTCGACGCCGGTCTCACCGGCGCGATCGAACGGCACGGACGCCAGGCCGTGGCCAGCTACCTGGGCAACCCGAACGTGCACACCCTGGCCGGTCAGCTCTACTCGGGTCTGCTGGCACGCACCATCGGGAGTACCAACGTCTACAGCGCCAGCACCGTCGACCAGATGCCCAAGCACGTCTCCTGCGGGCTGATGTTCGGCGATCCGTTCGCCATCCCCGTGCCCGATCTGGACCGCACCGACCACCTCCTCATGCTCGGCGCCAATCCGTTGGAGTCCAACGGCAGCCTGTGCACCGCCCCCAACTTCCCGGGCCGGCTCAAGGCCCTGCGCGCCAGGGGAGGACACCTGGTGGTGGTCGACCCCCGACGCACCCGTACCGCCGATATCGCTGACGAACACGTTCCCATCCGGCCCGGTAGTGACGCCTACCTGCTCTTCGCCATGGCGCACACCCTGCTGACCGAGAATCTCGCCGCCCCCGGAGTTCTCGCCGAGCACACCGACGGCCTGGACGAGCTCCGCGCGCTGGCCGAGGAGTTCACTCCCGAAGCGGTCGCCCCGGTCTGCGGGATCGGAGCCGAGCACATTCGTGCTCTGGCCCGTGACCTGGCAGCCGCGCCCAGCGCCGCCGTCTACGGCCGTCTGGGTACGACGACCGCTCAGTTCGGTACGCTGACCAGTTGGCTGGTGGACGTACTCAACCTGCTCACCGGCAACCTGGACCGGCCCGGAGGAGCGATGTTCCCCCAACCGGCGCACCGCGGTCCCGGTCCCGGCCGCGCACGGCCCTTCGAGATCGGCCGCTGGCACAGCCGTGTCCGGGGACTGCCGGAGGCGAAGGGCGAGTTCCCCGCCGTGACCCTGGTCGACGAGATCACGACCCCCGGCCCAGGCCAGGTCCGGGCCCTGGTCACCGTCGCCGGCAACCCCGTGCTGTCCACCCCGGGCGGTGAACGTCTTGCTGAGGCGCTGCCGGATCTGGAGTTCATGGTGAGCGTGGACCCCTACCTCAACGAGACCACCCGCCACGCGCACGTCATCCTGCCGCCCGCGCCACCCAGCCGTTCCAGCCACTTCGACCTGGCCTTCAACGAACTCGCGGTGCGCAACAACGTCCGCTACTCGCCCCCGGCCCTGCCACTGGGCCAGGGAGAGGTCGCCGAGGGCGAGATCCTGCGTCGACTCGTGCAGATCGCAGCGGGTCATGGGCCCGATGCCGACCCCGAAGCCGTGGACGAAGCCGAGATCGCGCGGCTGCTGGCCCGTGCGGTAGCCGACCCGGACTCACCCGTGCACGGGCGTGACCCGGCCGCGTTGGCCGCCTGCCTGTACCCGGGCGGCTGGGCCGAGCGCCGCGTCGACCTGCTCGTGCGCCTGGGCGCCTACGGTGACGCCTTCGGTGCCCGCCCGGAGGGCCTCAGTCTCCGTTCCCTCCTGGACGCGCCCCACGGCATCGACCTCGGAGCACTGCGCCCGCGTGTACCCGAGATCCTTGCCACCGCCTCCGGCCGTATCGAAGCCTGCCCGCCGCCGATCGCCGCTGATGTGGCTCGACTGCGCGAGGGACTGGAGGAACGCCGCGAGTCCTTGGTACTGGTGGGCCGACGACACCTGCGCTCCAACAACAGTTGGGGACACAACGTGCCTCGGCTGACGGGCGGCAGCAACACCTGCACCCTGCACGTGCACCCCGAGGACGCGACCCGCCTGGGTCTGACGGACGGCGGAACGGCGACGGTACGCAGCGGTGCGGGTGCGGTGCAGGCCCAGGTGGAGTGCACCGACACCGTCCCGCCGGGGGTGGTGAGTCTCCCTCACGGCTGGGGACACGGGGTGCGTGGGACCCGGATGTCGGTCGCCGCCCAGAACCCGGGCGTGAACGTCAACGCCGTGACCGACCCTTCCTTGGTGGACCCGCTCTCCGGCAACGCCGTCCTGAACGGAGTCCCTGTCGCGGTGCTCGCGCAGGAGTGA